One Mycobacterium sp. 050128 genomic window carries:
- a CDS encoding riboflavin synthase translates to MFTGIVEELGEVTGRDVLADAARLTIRGPVVTADAGHGDSIAVNGVCLTVAELLADGQFTADVMAETLDRSNLGGLQVGKRVNLERAAAVNSRLGGHIVQGHVDGTGRVVARTPSQHWEVVRIEIPAAVARYVVEKGSITVDGISLTVSGLGAQPRDWFEVSLIPTTREMTTLGAAPVGTEVNLEVDVIAKYVERLMTARDQ, encoded by the coding sequence ATGTTCACCGGAATTGTCGAGGAACTCGGAGAGGTCACCGGCCGCGACGTGCTCGCTGACGCCGCCCGCCTGACCATCCGCGGGCCCGTCGTGACGGCCGACGCCGGCCACGGGGATTCGATCGCCGTCAACGGCGTGTGCCTGACGGTCGCCGAGCTGCTCGCCGATGGGCAATTCACCGCCGACGTGATGGCCGAGACGCTGGACCGGTCCAACCTGGGCGGTTTGCAGGTCGGCAAGCGGGTCAACCTGGAGCGGGCCGCCGCGGTCAACAGCCGCCTCGGTGGGCACATCGTGCAGGGGCACGTCGACGGCACCGGCCGGGTGGTGGCGCGCACGCCGTCGCAACACTGGGAAGTCGTGCGCATCGAGATCCCCGCCGCGGTCGCTCGCTATGTCGTGGAGAAAGGGTCGATCACCGTCGACGGGATTTCCTTGACGGTTTCCGGGCTCGGTGCGCAACCGCGCGACTGGTTCGAGGTCTCGCTGATCCCGACCACGCGGGAAATGACCACCCTCGGCGCTGCCCCGGTCGGCACCGAGGTGAACCTGGAAGTCGACGTGATTGCCAAATACGTCGAGCGACTGATGACGGCAAGAGACCAATGA
- a CDS encoding MarR family transcriptional regulator — MSTEHTMEAGESLDVITDALLTASRLLVSMSARSIEQVDENITIAQFRTLVILSNRGPVNLATLANLLGVQPSATGRMVDRLVAAGLIDRLPHPTSRRELIAALTKRGREVVRRVTAHRRAEIAAIVEKMPAAERHGLVRALTAFTAAGGEPDANLDIDL; from the coding sequence ATGTCCACGGAACACACGATGGAAGCCGGCGAGTCGCTGGACGTCATCACCGATGCGTTGCTCACCGCGTCGCGGTTGCTGGTCAGCATGTCTGCCCGGTCAATTGAGCAGGTCGACGAGAACATCACCATCGCACAGTTCCGCACCCTGGTGATCCTCTCCAACCGGGGCCCGGTCAACCTGGCCACGCTGGCCAACCTGCTGGGCGTGCAACCGTCGGCCACCGGACGCATGGTGGACCGGCTCGTCGCCGCCGGGCTGATCGACCGGCTGCCGCACCCCACGTCCCGGCGTGAGCTGATCGCCGCCCTGACCAAGCGGGGCCGCGAGGTGGTGCGTCGGGTCACCGCTCATCGACGCGCCGAAATCGCCGCCATCGTCGAGAAGATGCCGGCCGCCGAGCGTCACGGGCTGGTGCGGGCCCTGACGGCCTTCACCGCGGCCGGCGGAGAGCCCGACGCCAACCTCGACATCGACCTATGA
- the fmt gene encoding methionyl-tRNA formyltransferase — MRLVFAGTPEPALPALRRLIESPRHEVVAVLTRPDAASGRRGKPEPSPVAREALDRGIPVLRPERPNSPEFVAELSEFAPQCCPVVAYGALLRDGLLAVPPHGWVNLHFSLLPAWRGAAPVQAAIAAGDAITGATTFRIEPSLDSGPVYGVVTETIRPTDTSGDLLERLAISGAALLSATLDGIADGKLTPQPQPSDGVSIAPKITVEEARVRWDLPAAVIERRIRAVTPNPGAWTTIGDLRIKLGPVHIDTDVPESLPPGVIQVDRKNVRVGTGSEPVRLSQIQPPGKKLMNAVDWARGARLDAAARAS, encoded by the coding sequence GTGCGTCTCGTCTTCGCCGGCACCCCCGAACCCGCGCTGCCCGCGCTGCGCCGCCTCATCGAGTCACCTCGTCACGAGGTCGTTGCGGTGCTGACCCGCCCCGACGCCGCGTCCGGGCGGCGCGGCAAGCCGGAGCCGTCACCGGTGGCCCGCGAGGCACTCGACCGCGGCATTCCCGTGCTACGCCCGGAGCGGCCGAACTCGCCGGAGTTCGTCGCCGAACTCTCGGAGTTCGCACCGCAGTGCTGTCCGGTGGTGGCCTACGGCGCGCTGCTGCGCGACGGCTTGCTCGCCGTCCCCCCGCACGGCTGGGTGAACCTGCACTTTTCGTTGCTGCCGGCCTGGCGCGGTGCGGCGCCCGTCCAGGCCGCGATCGCCGCGGGGGACGCGATCACCGGGGCGACGACGTTTCGGATCGAACCCAGCCTGGACTCCGGACCGGTGTACGGCGTCGTGACCGAGACGATTCGGCCGACGGACACCTCGGGTGATCTGCTTGAACGACTTGCCATTTCGGGTGCGGCCCTGCTTTCGGCCACGCTGGATGGTATTGCCGACGGGAAACTGACCCCGCAACCGCAACCGTCCGACGGCGTCAGCATTGCGCCGAAGATCACCGTCGAGGAAGCCCGGGTGCGCTGGGATCTGCCGGCCGCGGTGATCGAGCGCCGGATCCGCGCCGTCACACCCAACCCGGGCGCCTGGACGACGATCGGCGACCTGCGGATCAAACTGGGGCCGGTGCACATCGATACGGATGTTCCAGAGTCATTGCCGCCCGGCGTAATTCAGGTGGACCGCAAGAACGTGCGCGTCGGCACCGGCTCGGAACCGGTGCGGCTGAGCCAGATTCAACCGCCCGGCAAGAAACTCATGAACGCCGTCGACTGGGCCCGCGGCGCCCGCCTCGACGCCGCCGCGCGGGCCTCATGA
- the rpe gene encoding ribulose-phosphate 3-epimerase → MAHMAGSTSPSHGPLIAPSILAADFARLADEAAAVVGADWLHVDVMDGHFVPNLTIGLPVVESLLAATRIPMDCHLMIDNPDRWAPPYAEAGAYNVTFHAEATDNPIGVARDIRAAGAKAGISVKPGTPLEPYLEILPQFDTLLIMSVEPGFGGQSFIPEVLSKVRIVRKLVDAGELTILVEIDGGINADTIEQAAEAGVDCFVAGSAVYGAQDPEAAIEALRRRAVAASPHLRL, encoded by the coding sequence CTGGCGCACATGGCTGGCAGCACTAGCCCTTCCCATGGACCCCTGATAGCTCCGTCGATCCTGGCCGCCGATTTCGCCCGGCTCGCCGACGAGGCAGCCGCCGTGGTCGGCGCCGACTGGCTGCACGTCGATGTGATGGACGGCCACTTCGTGCCCAACCTGACGATCGGTCTGCCGGTGGTGGAGAGCCTGCTGGCCGCCACGCGCATTCCGATGGACTGCCACTTGATGATCGACAATCCGGACCGGTGGGCGCCGCCCTACGCCGAGGCCGGCGCCTACAACGTCACCTTCCACGCCGAGGCCACCGACAATCCGATCGGCGTGGCTCGCGATATCCGGGCCGCGGGCGCCAAGGCCGGGATCAGCGTCAAGCCGGGCACCCCGCTGGAGCCGTATCTGGAGATCCTGCCGCAGTTCGACACCCTGCTGATCATGTCGGTCGAGCCGGGCTTCGGCGGCCAGAGCTTCATCCCCGAGGTGCTGAGCAAGGTTCGCATCGTGCGCAAGCTGGTCGACGCGGGGGAGTTGACGATCCTGGTCGAGATCGACGGCGGCATCAACGCCGACACGATCGAACAGGCCGCCGAGGCCGGGGTCGACTGCTTCGTCGCCGGTTCCGCGGTCTACGGCGCGCAGGACCCCGAGGCCGCGATCGAGGCGCTGCGCCGCCGGGCCGTCGCCGCGTCGCCGCATCTACGGCTGTGA
- a CDS encoding primosomal protein N' gives MLSVPHLDREFDYLVSAEQSDDAQPGVRVRVRFHGRLVDGFVLERRNDTDHVGKLGWLDRVVSAEPVLTPEIRRLVDAVAARYAGTRPDVLRLAIPARHARVEREPTAIGPPPVVAPVDPSRWEVYGRGDQFLTALVESRAARAVWQALPGEQWADRFAEAAAQTVRSGRAALAIVPDQRDLDALWLATTARIDEDSVVALSAGLGPAARYRRWLAALRGQARLVIGTRSAVFAPLNDLGLVMVWSDADDSLAEPRAPYPHAREVAMLRAHQARCAALIGGYARTAEAQALVRSGWAHDIVATRPVVRARTPRVVALDDTGYADERDPAARTARIPSIALRAARSSLQAGAPVLIQVPRRGYVPSLACGRCRAIARCRHCTGPLSLQERGPAAVCRWCGRGEPALRCARCGSDAVRAVVVGARRTAEELGRAFAGTQVITSSGDAIVAEVAAHPALVVATPGAEPRADGGYGAALLLDTWALLGRQDLRAAEDALWRWMSAAALVRARGDGGVVTVIADSSIPTVQSLIRWDPVGHAESDLTARSEVGLPPSVHMAAIDGSTDAVTALLDEAHLPAGAEQLGPVELPPGVRRPPGTPAGVPVIRMLVRVRREQGLELAASLRRGVGMLSARQSHEPARVQIDPPQIG, from the coding sequence ATGCTGTCGGTGCCGCACCTGGATCGCGAGTTCGATTACCTGGTGTCGGCCGAGCAATCCGACGACGCCCAGCCGGGGGTCCGAGTGCGGGTCCGGTTCCACGGCCGTCTGGTCGACGGGTTCGTGCTGGAGCGCCGCAACGACACCGACCACGTCGGCAAGCTGGGCTGGCTGGATCGCGTCGTGTCCGCCGAACCGGTGCTCACCCCGGAGATCCGCCGGCTGGTCGATGCCGTCGCGGCGCGTTACGCCGGGACCCGCCCGGACGTGTTGCGGCTGGCCATCCCGGCCCGGCACGCCAGGGTGGAGCGGGAACCCACGGCGATCGGGCCGCCACCGGTCGTGGCGCCCGTCGACCCGTCCCGTTGGGAGGTCTACGGGCGCGGCGATCAGTTCCTGACCGCGTTGGTCGAGTCGCGGGCAGCGCGTGCCGTGTGGCAGGCGCTGCCGGGGGAGCAATGGGCTGACCGGTTCGCCGAGGCGGCCGCGCAGACGGTCCGCAGCGGGCGCGCGGCGCTGGCGATCGTGCCCGATCAGCGGGATCTGGACGCGCTGTGGCTGGCGACGACCGCCCGGATCGACGAGGACAGCGTGGTCGCGTTGTCCGCGGGACTGGGACCGGCGGCGCGCTACCGGCGCTGGCTGGCGGCGTTGCGGGGTCAGGCGCGGCTGGTGATCGGCACGCGCAGTGCGGTTTTCGCGCCGCTGAACGACCTGGGGCTGGTCATGGTCTGGTCCGACGCCGACGACAGCCTGGCCGAGCCGCGGGCGCCCTACCCGCATGCCCGCGAGGTAGCGATGCTGCGTGCGCATCAGGCGCGGTGCGCCGCGCTGATCGGTGGCTACGCCCGCACCGCCGAGGCCCAGGCCCTGGTGCGCAGCGGCTGGGCCCACGACATCGTCGCGACGCGGCCGGTGGTGCGGGCCCGCACGCCGCGGGTGGTCGCCCTCGACGACACCGGCTACGCCGACGAACGCGACCCGGCGGCGCGCACCGCGCGGATTCCGTCCATCGCGCTGCGCGCCGCCCGGTCTTCGCTTCAGGCGGGGGCGCCGGTGCTGATCCAGGTGCCGCGCCGGGGTTATGTCCCGTCGCTGGCCTGCGGGCGCTGCCGCGCCATCGCCCGGTGCCGGCATTGCACCGGGCCACTTTCGTTGCAGGAGCGCGGACCCGCGGCGGTATGCCGGTGGTGCGGACGCGGCGAGCCGGCGCTGCGGTGTGCCCGGTGCGGGTCGGACGCGGTCCGCGCGGTGGTGGTCGGGGCCCGGCGCACCGCCGAGGAGCTGGGCCGCGCGTTCGCCGGTACGCAGGTCATCACCTCCTCGGGCGATGCGATCGTGGCCGAGGTCGCCGCCCATCCGGCGCTGGTGGTCGCCACGCCGGGCGCCGAACCCCGCGCGGACGGCGGGTATGGCGCGGCGCTGCTGCTCGACACCTGGGCACTGCTGGGCCGTCAGGATTTACGCGCCGCCGAGGATGCGCTGTGGCGCTGGATGAGTGCGGCGGCGCTGGTGCGGGCCCGCGGCGACGGCGGTGTGGTGACGGTGATCGCCGACTCATCCATTCCCACAGTGCAATCGCTGATCCGATGGGATCCGGTGGGCCACGCCGAGAGCGACCTGACGGCGCGCAGCGAGGTCGGGCTGCCACCCAGCGTCCACATGGCGGCCATCGACGGCAGCACCGACGCGGTGACGGCATTGCTGGACGAGGCCCACTTGCCCGCCGGCGCCGAGCAGCTCGGGCCGGTCGAGCTGCCGCCCGGGGTGCGACGTCCGCCGGGCACCCCGGCCGGCGTCCCGGTGATCAGGATGCTGGTGCGCGTGCGCCGCGAGCAGGGTCTGGAGTTGGCGGCGAGCCTGCGCCGCGGCGTCGGCATGCTCAGCGCCCGGCAATCCCACGAACCGGCCCGGGTGCAGATCGACCCGCCGCAGATTGGCTAG
- a CDS encoding LppX_LprAFG lipoprotein, producing the protein MQTRRRLTAVLASLTLATAVIAGCSSGSKPSGAPLPDATTLVKQSADVTKTVKSVHLVLSTQGKIPGLPIKQLTGDLTTVPSTAASGNAQLSMAGSDIDANFVVYDSVLYATLTPNKWSDFGKASDVYDVSVLLSPDSGLGNMLASFTNAKAEGRETINGQTVIKISGNATADAVNKIIPSMSATQPLPATVWIQETGDHQLVQANLQKSQGNSVQVTLSDWGKPVTVTKPPVS; encoded by the coding sequence ATGCAGACACGCCGCCGTCTCACGGCCGTCCTCGCTTCCCTGACCCTCGCCACCGCCGTGATCGCGGGCTGTTCGTCGGGTTCGAAGCCCAGCGGTGCCCCGTTGCCCGACGCCACGACCCTCGTCAAGCAGTCCGCCGACGTCACCAAGACCGTCAAGAGCGTGCACCTGGTGCTGTCGACCCAGGGCAAGATCCCCGGACTGCCGATCAAGCAGCTGACCGGCGACCTGACCACCGTCCCGAGCACCGCCGCGTCGGGCAATGCGCAGCTGTCGATGGCGGGCTCCGACATCGACGCCAACTTCGTCGTCTACGACTCGGTGCTGTACGCCACGCTGACCCCGAACAAGTGGAGCGACTTCGGTAAGGCCTCCGACGTCTACGACGTCTCGGTGCTGCTGAGCCCAGACTCCGGCCTGGGCAACATGCTGGCGAGCTTCACCAACGCCAAGGCCGAGGGCCGCGAAACGATCAATGGCCAGACGGTCATCAAGATCAGCGGAAATGCCACCGCGGATGCGGTGAACAAGATCATCCCGAGCATGAGCGCGACGCAGCCGTTGCCGGCCACGGTGTGGATTCAGGAAACCGGCGACCATCAGCTGGTCCAGGCCAACCTGCAGAAGAGCCAGGGCAATTCCGTCCAGGTGACGCTGTCGGACTGGGGTAAGCCGGTCACCGTCACCAAGCCTCCGGTGAGCTGA
- the ribD gene encoding bifunctional diaminohydroxyphosphoribosylaminopyrimidine deaminase/5-amino-6-(5-phosphoribosylamino)uracil reductase RibD: MRLAIEQSYLVKGGTYPNPPVGAVILDAGGQIVGVGGTEPAGGDHAEVLALRRAGALAVGGTAVVTLEPCNHYGKTPPCVNALIDAGVRAVVYAVPDPNELAAGGAARLSEAGVEVKSGVLADAVAGGPLREWLHKQRTGLPHVTWKYASSLDGRSAAADGTSRWISSEAARLDLHRRRAAADAIVVGTGTVLADDPALTARLPDGSLADKQPLRVVVGMREIHSEAKVLNDDSRTMVIRTRDPLEVLKALSDRTDVLLEGGPTLASAFLREDAIDRILTYIAPILLGGPVTAVGDVGVPTIARALRWRFDGADRIGPDLLLSLVPQRG, translated from the coding sequence ATGCGTTTGGCGATCGAGCAGTCGTATCTGGTCAAGGGCGGCACCTATCCGAATCCTCCGGTCGGAGCGGTGATTTTGGATGCCGGTGGTCAGATTGTCGGCGTCGGCGGCACCGAGCCGGCCGGTGGCGACCACGCCGAGGTGCTGGCGCTGCGCCGGGCCGGCGCCCTGGCCGTCGGTGGCACCGCGGTGGTCACGCTGGAGCCCTGCAACCACTACGGCAAGACGCCGCCGTGCGTGAACGCGCTGATCGATGCCGGCGTGCGCGCCGTCGTATACGCCGTCCCCGATCCGAACGAGCTCGCCGCCGGCGGCGCGGCCCGGCTCTCGGAGGCGGGGGTCGAGGTCAAGTCCGGCGTACTGGCCGACGCGGTCGCCGGCGGGCCGCTGCGCGAGTGGCTACACAAGCAGCGGACCGGATTGCCGCATGTGACATGGAAATACGCCAGCAGCCTCGACGGTCGCAGTGCGGCCGCCGACGGCACCAGCCGGTGGATTTCCAGTGAGGCAGCCCGCTTGGACCTGCACCGTCGCCGCGCCGCCGCCGACGCGATCGTCGTCGGGACCGGCACCGTCCTGGCCGACGATCCGGCGTTGACCGCCCGGCTGCCCGACGGCTCGCTGGCAGACAAGCAGCCGCTGCGCGTCGTGGTCGGCATGCGCGAAATACATTCCGAGGCAAAGGTTCTCAACGACGATTCACGCACCATGGTGATTCGCACCCGCGATCCGCTGGAGGTGCTCAAGGCGCTCTCGGACCGCACCGATGTCCTGCTGGAGGGCGGTCCCACGCTGGCGAGCGCCTTCCTGCGGGAAGACGCGATCGACCGGATCTTGACCTACATCGCGCCGATCCTGCTGGGCGGACCCGTCACCGCCGTCGGCGACGTCGGGGTGCCCACCATCGCGCGGGCGTTGCGGTGGCGCTTCGACGGCGCCGACCGGATCGGCCCGGATTTGCTGCTCAGCCTGGTGCCGCAGCGCGGCTAG
- a CDS encoding class I SAM-dependent methyltransferase encodes MTLDVTIPEDLAATHRAMWALGDYALMAEEVMAPLGPILVAATGIGPGVRVLDVAAGSGNISLPAAKTGATVVSTDLTPELLARSQARAAAQGLTLDYREANAHALPFGDGEFDVVMSAIGVQFAPNHQLAADELARVCRPGGTIGVISWTPQGFFGRMLATIRPYRPSLSPAVAPAALWGRESYVAGLLSDRTRRVAAVRGMLEVNRFDCATAVHEYFKNHYGPTIEAYANISGNRVLAAELDAQLIELAEEYLAGGTMRWEYLLFTAEKV; translated from the coding sequence ATGACTCTCGACGTGACCATCCCGGAAGACCTTGCGGCCACCCATCGCGCCATGTGGGCGCTGGGCGACTATGCGTTGATGGCCGAGGAGGTGATGGCTCCCCTGGGCCCGATTCTGGTCGCTGCCACCGGCATTGGCCCCGGTGTCCGGGTGCTCGACGTCGCAGCCGGCTCGGGCAATATCTCGCTGCCCGCCGCCAAAACGGGCGCCACCGTCGTGTCCACCGATCTCACACCGGAACTGCTGGCGCGATCCCAAGCGCGGGCCGCGGCGCAAGGGCTGACGCTGGACTACCGGGAAGCCAACGCGCATGCGCTGCCGTTCGGCGACGGCGAGTTCGACGTCGTGATGTCGGCGATCGGTGTGCAATTCGCGCCCAATCACCAGCTCGCGGCCGACGAACTGGCCCGGGTCTGCCGGCCCGGCGGAACGATCGGCGTGATCAGCTGGACCCCACAGGGTTTCTTCGGCCGGATGCTGGCGACGATCAGGCCCTACCGCCCCAGTCTCTCGCCGGCCGTCGCTCCAGCGGCCCTATGGGGACGCGAAAGCTATGTCGCCGGATTGCTCAGCGATCGCACCCGTCGTGTCGCAGCGGTGCGGGGCATGCTGGAGGTCAACCGATTCGACTGTGCCACAGCCGTTCACGAATACTTCAAGAATCACTACGGCCCGACGATCGAGGCCTACGCCAACATCAGCGGCAATCGGGTGCTGGCCGCCGAGCTGGACGCGCAACTGATCGAATTGGCCGAGGAATACCTGGCCGGTGGCACGATGCGCTGGGAATATCTCCTGTTCACCGCCGAAAAGGTTTGA
- a CDS encoding RsmB/NOP family class I SAM-dependent RNA methyltransferase gives MSPAPNQRRPPKRRKPLDPARAATFQVLRAVSERDAYANLALPALLRERGITGRDAAFATELTYGTCRTRGLLDAVIGAAAERPPEAINPVLLDLLRMGTYQLLRTRVDAHAAVSTTVEQAGIEFDSARAGFVNGVLRTISGRDEKSWVDELAPDPARDPVGHAAFVHAHPRWIAQAFADALGADAGELEAALASDDERPQVHLAARPGVLGAAELASELGLAVGGTVGRYSPYAVYLPGGDPGQLAAVREARALVQDEGSQLVARALTLAPVDGDTGRWLDLCAGPGGKTALLAALAVEHGARVTAVEPSSGRADLVVENTRGLDVDVLRVDGRRSGLEPGFDRVLVDVPCTGLGALRRRPEARWRRQPADVPALAKLQRELLAAAIALTRPGGVVLYSTCSPHLVETTGVVADALRRHPVQALDTRPLFEPVELGPPSAQGPQVQLWPHRHGTDAMFAAALRRVAG, from the coding sequence ATGAGCCCAGCACCGAATCAGCGCCGGCCGCCCAAAAGACGCAAGCCACTGGATCCGGCCCGGGCCGCCACCTTTCAGGTGTTGCGGGCCGTCAGCGAGCGCGACGCCTACGCGAACCTGGCCCTGCCCGCGCTGCTGCGCGAGCGCGGTATCACCGGACGCGACGCGGCGTTCGCCACCGAGCTGACCTACGGCACCTGCCGCACCCGCGGCCTGCTCGACGCGGTCATCGGCGCCGCCGCCGAACGTCCGCCGGAGGCGATCAACCCGGTGCTGCTCGACCTGCTGCGGATGGGCACCTACCAATTGCTGCGCACCCGGGTCGACGCGCATGCCGCGGTGTCCACCACCGTCGAACAGGCTGGTATCGAATTCGATTCGGCGCGAGCCGGTTTCGTCAACGGCGTACTGCGGACGATCTCCGGGCGTGACGAGAAGTCCTGGGTGGACGAGCTGGCCCCCGACCCGGCGCGCGATCCGGTCGGCCACGCCGCGTTCGTGCACGCGCATCCGCGCTGGATCGCCCAGGCGTTCGCCGACGCACTGGGTGCCGACGCCGGTGAACTCGAGGCGGCTCTTGCCAGCGACGACGAACGACCCCAGGTACACCTGGCCGCGCGCCCGGGCGTGCTCGGCGCGGCGGAACTGGCCTCCGAATTGGGCCTAGCGGTCGGCGGCACCGTCGGTCGCTACTCGCCGTACGCGGTGTACCTGCCGGGTGGCGACCCCGGGCAGCTGGCCGCGGTGCGCGAGGCGCGAGCGCTGGTTCAGGACGAGGGCAGTCAATTGGTGGCGCGGGCGCTGACGTTGGCGCCGGTCGACGGGGACACCGGCCGCTGGCTCGATCTGTGCGCCGGCCCCGGCGGCAAGACCGCGCTGCTGGCCGCCCTGGCCGTCGAGCACGGCGCCCGGGTTACCGCGGTCGAGCCGTCGTCGGGTCGCGCGGACCTCGTCGTCGAGAACACCCGCGGGCTCGACGTCGACGTGCTGCGGGTCGACGGTCGCCGCAGCGGCCTCGAGCCCGGCTTCGACCGGGTGCTGGTCGACGTGCCCTGCACCGGGCTGGGCGCGCTGCGCCGCCGGCCGGAGGCCCGTTGGCGCCGGCAGCCGGCCGATGTGCCGGCGCTGGCCAAGCTGCAGCGTGAGCTGCTGGCCGCCGCGATCGCGCTGACCCGCCCCGGCGGCGTGGTGCTCTATTCGACCTGTTCGCCGCATCTGGTCGAAACCACAGGCGTGGTGGCCGACGCACTGCGCCGTCATCCGGTGCAGGCGTTGGACACCCGGCCGCTGTTCGAGCCCGTCGAGTTGGGCCCGCCATCTGCACAAGGACCTCAGGTGCAGCTGTGGCCGCACCGGCACGGCACCGACGCGATGTTCGCCGCGGCGTTACGACGCGTAGCGGGGTAA
- a CDS encoding MFS transporter, translating to MRAGRGIAISAGSLAVLLGALDAYVVVTIMRDIMSDVHIPINQLQRITWIITMYLLGYIAAMPLLGRASDRFGRKLVLQISLALFIVGSVITALAGHWGDFHLLIAGRTVQGIASGALLPVTLALGADLWAQRNRASVLGGIGAAQELGSVLGPLYGIFIVWVFHQWQYVFWINVPLTLLAMIAIQFSLPAHQRAEEPEKVDVVGGVLLAVALGLAVIGLYNPAPDGKTILPSYGLPLVIGAVVVGVVFILWERFSRTRLIEPAGVHFRPFLAALGASVAAGAALMVTLVNVELFGQGVLQMSQTQAAGLLLWFLIALPIGAVLGGFIATRIGDRAMTFIGLLIAAFGYWLIHYWRMDVMTQHHDIFGVSLPLVHTDLLVAGLGLGLVIGPLTSGALRVVPSAQHGIASAAVVVARMTGMLIGVAALSAWGLYRFNQIIAGLTAQIPPDATLLQRIAAQATVYLQAFALMYGDIFAATVVICVVGALLGLLLGSRKEHAEEPEVAEPETVSLGER from the coding sequence ATGCGAGCAGGACGCGGAATCGCGATCAGCGCGGGCAGCCTCGCCGTACTCCTGGGCGCGCTGGACGCCTACGTCGTCGTCACGATCATGCGCGACATCATGAGCGACGTTCACATCCCGATCAATCAACTGCAGCGCATCACCTGGATCATCACGATGTACCTGCTGGGCTACATCGCCGCGATGCCGCTACTGGGGCGCGCGTCCGATCGCTTCGGCCGCAAGCTGGTGCTGCAGATCAGCCTGGCGCTGTTCATCGTCGGCTCGGTGATCACGGCGCTGGCCGGTCATTGGGGTGATTTTCACCTGCTGATCGCCGGCCGCACCGTCCAGGGCATCGCCAGCGGCGCCCTGTTGCCGGTCACGCTGGCCCTGGGCGCTGATCTGTGGGCGCAGCGCAACCGCGCCAGCGTGCTGGGCGGAATCGGTGCCGCCCAGGAGCTCGGCAGCGTGCTGGGTCCGCTGTACGGAATCTTCATCGTCTGGGTGTTTCACCAGTGGCAGTACGTCTTCTGGATCAACGTGCCGCTGACCTTGCTCGCCATGATCGCGATCCAATTCAGCCTGCCCGCACACCAGCGCGCCGAGGAGCCGGAAAAGGTCGACGTCGTCGGCGGTGTGCTGCTGGCCGTCGCGCTGGGCCTGGCGGTCATCGGGCTGTACAACCCGGCGCCCGACGGCAAGACGATCCTGCCCAGCTACGGATTGCCGCTGGTGATCGGTGCGGTGGTGGTCGGGGTGGTGTTCATCCTGTGGGAGCGCTTCTCCCGCACCCGGCTGATCGAACCCGCCGGGGTGCACTTCCGGCCGTTCCTGGCCGCGCTGGGCGCGTCGGTGGCCGCCGGTGCGGCGCTGATGGTGACCCTGGTCAACGTCGAGCTGTTCGGCCAGGGCGTGCTGCAAATGTCGCAGACGCAGGCCGCCGGCCTGCTGCTGTGGTTCCTGATCGCGCTGCCGATCGGTGCGGTGCTGGGCGGTTTCATCGCGACCCGGATCGGCGACCGGGCAATGACCTTCATCGGGCTGCTGATCGCGGCGTTCGGCTATTGGCTGATTCACTACTGGCGCATGGACGTGATGACCCAGCACCACGACATCTTCGGGGTCAGCCTGCCGCTGGTCCACACCGACCTGCTGGTGGCCGGTCTGGGGCTCGGCCTGGTGATCGGACCGCTGACCTCCGGCGCGCTGCGGGTGGTGCCGTCGGCCCAGCACGGCATCGCCTCCGCGGCGGTGGTCGTGGCCCGGATGACGGGCATGCTGATCGGCGTCGCGGCGCTGAGCGCCTGGGGGCTCTACCGGTTCAACCAGATCATCGCGGGGCTGACCGCGCAGATCCCGCCCGACGCCACGCTGCTGCAACGAATCGCGGCCCAAGCCACCGTGTATTTGCAGGCGTTCGCCCTGATGTACGGCGACATCTTCGCGGCCACCGTCGTCATCTGTGTGGTGGGCGCGCTGTTGGGCCTGCTGCTCGGCAGCCGCAAGGAGCACGCCGAGGAGCCGGAAGTCGCCGAGCCGGAAACGGTGTCACTCGGTGAGCGCTAG